From Etheostoma cragini isolate CJK2018 chromosome 14, CSU_Ecrag_1.0, whole genome shotgun sequence, the proteins below share one genomic window:
- the LOC117956218 gene encoding fatty acid-binding protein, liver-like — MLFSPSCFSLEIPVKITGSFKSPTCQPAVCVLGLTTRTTNILGQATAADMDFSGTWKVHSEENLEEFLKVVGAPEMIVKMRKELKPVLVIEQNGKDFTYTMKTPIGTKVHSFSLGKESEMTAVDGRKIKCTVRQENGKLIAENEKFTSVREIQGDDMVETITAGSVTFISRSKRA, encoded by the exons ATGTTGTTCAGCCCATCTTGCTTCTCTCTGGAAATTCCAGTGAAAATAACAGGGAGCTTCAAGTCCCCAACATGCCaaccagca gtgtgtgtgttgggattAACAACACGAACAACAAACATCCTCGGGCaagcaacagcagcagacatGGACTTCAGCGGCACTTGGAAAGTTCATTCTGAGGAAAACCTTGAGGAATTCCTAAAAGTAGTAG GTGCACCTGAAATGATTGTCAAAATGCGAAAGGAACTCAAACCAGTGTTGGTGATCGAGCAGAATGGCAAAGACTTCACCTACACAATGAAGACTCCCATTGGCACCAAAGTCCACTCATTCAGCCTAGGAAAGGAGTCTGAGATGACTGCTGTGGACGGCAGGAAGATCAAG TGCACTGTCAGACAGGAGAACGGGAAGCTGATTGCTGAGAATGAAAAGTTCACCTCTGTCCGAGAGATCCAAGGGGACGACATGGTTGAG ACTATCACTGCTGGCTCTGTGACTTTCATCAGCAGAAGTAAACGAGCCTGA